The following are encoded together in the Candidatus Tumulicola sp. genome:
- the folB gene encoding dihydroneopterin aldolase — MGRITLSGIRAYGRHGVFPHERETPAPFDLSVSIDADLTAAAASDDLADTIDYDALHRRLVSIVAETSFALLERLAAALIDAVLEDPRVLSAEVTVAKPDILDGATPAVTLSRRRDP, encoded by the coding sequence GTGGGTCGGATAACGCTGAGCGGCATTCGAGCATACGGCCGGCACGGTGTATTTCCACACGAACGCGAGACCCCCGCACCGTTCGACCTCAGCGTTTCGATCGATGCCGATCTCACCGCGGCGGCGGCGTCCGACGATCTTGCCGACACGATCGATTACGATGCGTTGCATCGGCGCCTCGTATCGATTGTCGCCGAAACGTCGTTCGCGCTACTCGAACGTCTGGCAGCCGCACTGATCGACGCCGTCTTGGAAGATCCACGCGTCTTGTCGGCGGAGGTGACGGTTGCCAAGCCCGATATCCTCGACGGCGCGACGCCGGCCGTGACGCTGTCCCGGAGGCGCGACCCATAG
- the folP gene encoding dihydropteroate synthase, producing the protein MHGYAMGVRRPVRIDPPPLELRSRRFDWGSRSYVMGIVNATPDSFSGDGLTDPDDLAAHAERLWLAGADLLDIGGESTRPGYLPIDESVELGRVLPAIRAIRLRCPLAPISIDTYKPGVARAACAAGADAINSVWGAPDELLDVAAEFAVPIVAMHNQVGTQYDGDVVDSVIAFLLDCVERALARGIARERIWLDPGIGFGKTADHNIAVLQNVSRIVALGYPTLIGWSRKSTIGKLTGEDAHLRLFGTTAANVLAVVGGVDVVRVHDVAAASQALRVADATLRDWRPAGWVG; encoded by the coding sequence ATGCATGGCTACGCGATGGGTGTGCGGCGTCCGGTGCGCATTGATCCTCCGCCGCTCGAGCTGCGATCGCGGCGCTTCGATTGGGGAAGTCGAAGCTACGTCATGGGCATCGTCAACGCGACGCCCGATTCGTTTTCCGGAGACGGTTTAACCGACCCCGACGACCTTGCGGCGCATGCCGAACGCTTATGGTTGGCTGGAGCCGACCTGCTCGACATCGGCGGTGAATCGACGCGACCGGGCTATTTGCCCATCGATGAGTCCGTCGAACTCGGTCGAGTGTTACCCGCGATTCGCGCGATTCGACTGCGCTGTCCCTTGGCACCGATTTCCATCGATACGTACAAGCCGGGCGTCGCGCGCGCGGCGTGCGCCGCCGGCGCCGATGCGATCAACTCGGTGTGGGGCGCGCCGGACGAGCTGCTCGATGTTGCCGCTGAGTTCGCCGTTCCGATCGTCGCGATGCACAATCAAGTGGGAACGCAGTACGACGGCGATGTGGTCGACAGCGTCATCGCATTTTTACTCGATTGTGTGGAACGAGCGTTAGCGCGAGGAATCGCTCGCGAGCGTATTTGGCTCGATCCGGGGATCGGATTCGGTAAGACCGCGGATCACAATATCGCCGTGTTGCAAAACGTCTCGCGCATCGTCGCGCTCGGCTATCCAACGCTGATCGGGTGGTCGCGGAAGAGTACGATCGGCAAGCTAACCGGTGAGGACGCGCATTTGCGACTGTTCGGTACTACTGCCGCCAACGTGCTAGCCGTCGTCGGCGGTGTGGACGTCGTTCGCGTGCACGACGTCGCGGCGGCCTCGCAGGCGCTGCGAGTGGCCGATGCAACGTTGCGCGATTGGAGGCCGGCGGGGTGGGTCGGATAA
- the folK gene encoding 2-amino-4-hydroxy-6-hydroxymethyldihydropteridine diphosphokinase, whose translation MGAHRAYVGLGANLGDAAATIERAIAALGELGAVDVRSQLYRTKPWGGIDQPDFINAVVALRTDLDPVPFLRALQSLERRLGRRPGARWGARAIDLDVLTFDDVRSVGALVLPHPRLRERAFVLVPLAEIDPAYAPDRDALPPEELATVAPLVPPRVSSMAGGSLTAMPQDAYGADRIRRLAEFLAASDIVSLRIERGEAHIELGRSARSAAGMSAPPQAERVDTIRADVVGIFRLAKPAPAAGESFAADRELAYIEALGIRNAVHSLGGGRIVAIAAGDGLPVEYGQPLFLLDRG comes from the coding sequence ATAGGCGCTCACCGCGCGTACGTCGGTCTGGGAGCGAATCTCGGCGACGCCGCCGCGACCATCGAGCGCGCGATCGCGGCACTTGGTGAGTTGGGAGCGGTCGACGTGCGGTCGCAGTTGTATCGCACCAAACCGTGGGGCGGAATCGACCAGCCCGACTTTATCAACGCGGTGGTCGCGCTGCGAACCGATCTCGATCCGGTTCCGTTTCTCCGCGCGCTGCAGTCGTTGGAACGCCGGTTGGGTCGCCGGCCGGGCGCGCGATGGGGGGCACGAGCGATCGACCTGGACGTCCTCACGTTCGACGACGTGCGGTCCGTGGGAGCGCTTGTGTTGCCCCACCCACGACTGCGCGAGCGCGCGTTCGTGTTGGTGCCGCTGGCCGAGATCGATCCGGCGTACGCGCCAGATCGAGACGCTCTGCCGCCGGAAGAGCTGGCAACCGTCGCGCCGCTGGTGCCGCCGAGGGTCTCGTCAATGGCGGGCGGAAGCCTAACGGCCATGCCTCAGGACGCGTATGGAGCCGATCGTATCCGCCGGCTCGCCGAGTTCTTGGCAGCTTCCGACATCGTTTCGTTGCGGATCGAACGTGGCGAGGCGCATATCGAACTCGGCCGTAGCGCGCGAAGCGCCGCCGGGATGTCCGCACCGCCCCAAGCCGAACGCGTCGATACGATCCGCGCCGACGTGGTCGGCATCTTCCGGCTCGCAAAGCCTGCTCCGGCGGCCGGCGAGTCCTTCGCTGCCGATCGCGAGTTGGCGTACATCGAAGCGCTGGGCATTCGCAACGCGGTTCACAGTCTCGGCGGCGGACGAATCGTTGCTATCGCGGCCGGCGACGGATTGCCGGTCGAATACGGTCAGCCGCTGTTCTTGCTCGATCGAGGA